A genomic window from Paenibacillus sp. FSL K6-0276 includes:
- a CDS encoding ABC transporter permease codes for MGDILQVARREIKMGFRNPWAYSFLALFCTFSLGLLLINAQNEIQGYTAVTGSMLSLILYLLPLMTLFLGSFSLASEKEEGSWQLLSTYPIGTLSFILGKYVGLAAVLLTVVAFGYGLMGMISGFLGMAYDSTTYFLFLFFSAGLVLLFLTIALFIGSLSSNRWQALTVSVAVWFFTVIGWPTFLIAFLGLMPYLWIKPLLVALTILNPAELVRLFVVIKLGGGSVLGPEYYQWVEWINGSKGNLLFLGVCLVWMLSSILLVYWIWERGRSRG; via the coding sequence GCAGAGAGATTAAAATGGGGTTTCGTAATCCATGGGCCTATTCTTTTTTGGCATTATTCTGCACGTTTAGTCTCGGCTTACTGCTGATTAATGCACAAAATGAGATTCAAGGCTATACCGCAGTTACAGGTTCCATGTTAAGTCTGATTCTGTATCTGCTGCCGCTCATGACCTTATTTCTAGGCTCTTTTTCACTTGCCTCAGAGAAGGAAGAGGGGAGCTGGCAGCTTTTATCTACTTATCCGATAGGAACGTTATCATTTATTCTTGGCAAGTATGTGGGGCTGGCTGCCGTATTACTTACGGTTGTGGCTTTCGGTTATGGTTTAATGGGTATGATTAGTGGATTCTTGGGCATGGCCTATGATTCTACTACTTACTTTCTTTTTTTGTTTTTTTCCGCAGGACTTGTTTTACTATTCTTGACCATCGCCTTGTTTATCGGTTCATTATCAAGTAACCGCTGGCAGGCGCTGACTGTTTCTGTTGCTGTGTGGTTTTTCACAGTAATAGGCTGGCCGACCTTTTTGATCGCCTTTTTAGGTTTAATGCCTTATCTCTGGATCAAGCCCTTGCTCGTCGCATTAACAATACTCAACCCAGCGGAGCTTGTTCGGTTATTCGTTGTTATCAAGCTGGGCGGAGGTTCTGTGTTGGGGCCTGAATATTATCAATGGGTAGAATGGATAAATGGATCGAAGGGTAATTTGTTGTTTCTGGGTGTCTGTCTGGTCTGGATGTTGAGCTCGATTCTGCTTGTATATTGGATATGGGAAAGGGGGCGCTCCCGTGGATAA
- a CDS encoding ABC transporter ATP-binding protein: MDNPLVNVKGISKVIKKQTLVQEISFQIPSGSILALCGGNGAGKSTVLRMVAGIFQPSVGEITVGGLYWHKSRKQFSKQIGYMPDDYQFNHGLSAEEALTFWAALRRVPKRKARVSEVLALVGLEDKRNRLVNTFSKGMRQRILFAQALLAKPPLLIMDEPTNGLDPFWMNEFVDLLHRIKQEGHTVIFSTHQLEIADKIADQIVFLSHGRNVGSGPTEQFHAKFGSLYTAFNHSLGLK, from the coding sequence GTGGATAACCCATTAGTGAATGTAAAAGGAATCTCTAAGGTTATTAAGAAGCAAACATTAGTACAAGAGATTAGCTTTCAAATCCCCAGTGGGAGCATACTTGCACTATGTGGCGGTAACGGGGCAGGCAAAAGTACCGTTTTGCGAATGGTTGCCGGAATTTTTCAGCCTTCGGTGGGAGAAATCACAGTGGGTGGTCTATACTGGCACAAATCACGCAAACAATTCTCGAAACAAATTGGTTATATGCCGGATGATTATCAGTTCAATCATGGGCTGTCGGCGGAGGAAGCTCTGACTTTTTGGGCGGCTCTCCGTAGGGTACCCAAACGTAAAGCGAGAGTCAGCGAAGTACTTGCCTTAGTAGGTCTTGAGGATAAACGAAATCGTCTGGTCAATACCTTTTCCAAAGGAATGCGCCAGCGTATCTTATTTGCTCAGGCGTTGCTCGCCAAACCGCCCTTGCTAATTATGGACGAACCCACAAACGGCCTTGACCCTTTCTGGATGAATGAATTTGTAGACCTACTCCATAGGATCAAACAAGAAGGGCATACAGTAATTTTCTCTACGCATCAGTTAGAAATTGCAGATAAGATCGCCGACCAGATTGTTTTTCTAAGCCATGGAAGAAATGTTGGTTCAGGTCCAACCGAACAATTTCATGCGAAATTTGGTTCTCTGTATACAGCCTTTAATCATAGTCTGGGTTTGAAATGA
- a CDS encoding redoxin domain-containing protein, whose translation MTVVWVFSHNEKRVSSERIAVGSIAPEFEATTLEGEKVRLSDFQGQIVVLNFWASWCTSCVREMPLLNDIHKSSSAQIETLFINVGESKATVSEYLKDHSFSFPVVIDVTGKISTAYEVSALPATFIINREGNIRKAILGEITDFPLMQQWLEDAGNLK comes from the coding sequence ATGACTGTTGTATGGGTATTCAGCCATAATGAAAAAAGAGTTTCATCTGAAAGGATTGCAGTGGGCTCTATCGCTCCTGAATTTGAAGCTACTACACTAGAAGGTGAAAAAGTTCGTCTAAGCGATTTCCAGGGACAGATTGTGGTACTTAACTTTTGGGCCTCCTGGTGTACGTCATGTGTGCGAGAAATGCCCCTGCTTAATGACATTCACAAGTCCTCAAGTGCTCAAATTGAAACCTTGTTTATTAATGTCGGAGAGTCTAAAGCGACGGTATCAGAATATCTTAAGGATCATAGTTTTTCCTTTCCAGTTGTTATCGATGTTACTGGAAAAATATCTACTGCATACGAAGTTAGTGCACTTCCTGCCACGTTTATTATTAATAGAGAGGGGAACATCAGAAAGGCTATATTGGGTGAAATCACAGATTTCCCCTTGATGCAACAGTGGCTGGAGGATGCTGGGAATCTTAAATAA
- a CDS encoding PocR ligand-binding domain-containing protein, with protein sequence MPKSRFNLEEIIDLKKWEKLQDSLSLVTKMAILTVDYKGVPVTKHSFCQPFCQGVRQDSNLSQYCQKCDARAGIEAVRLNKPYIYLCHFNIIDIAIPIIIDNQYLGAIMAGQLKLREPDVSHLEQIVSRPPNVEANMKFKALKEDYEALPILSYDEVTKCVDLLLQLSTYIVEEAIHKRTTVDLYKRVLTSDIDAATSAETFDETDRAYRKIQSIQQELSGALIETKLKNGIQKFVASNAVLQPAFDYIYAHKNENFSLKEMAKLCHISSSYFSRIFTKETGENFSIFVNRLKIEWAKQLLESTDAPINQVSDDLGFCDTGYFIKTFKRFENLTPAVYRNMYMS encoded by the coding sequence ATGCCCAAATCTCGATTTAATTTAGAAGAAATTATTGATTTGAAGAAATGGGAGAAGTTGCAAGACTCCTTATCGCTCGTGACTAAAATGGCGATCCTTACCGTTGATTATAAAGGCGTTCCCGTGACTAAGCACAGCTTCTGTCAGCCTTTCTGCCAAGGCGTGCGCCAGGATTCCAACCTCTCCCAGTACTGCCAAAAGTGTGATGCACGTGCCGGTATCGAAGCTGTTCGTTTGAACAAGCCATATATTTATTTATGCCATTTCAATATCATCGATATCGCCATTCCAATTATTATTGACAATCAATATCTTGGTGCGATTATGGCCGGACAGCTTAAGCTTCGTGAACCTGACGTGTCGCATCTGGAGCAGATTGTATCCAGGCCACCTAATGTAGAGGCGAATATGAAGTTTAAAGCGCTCAAAGAGGATTACGAGGCACTTCCTATCTTATCCTACGATGAAGTAACGAAATGCGTTGACTTACTGCTACAGCTAAGCACCTATATTGTGGAAGAAGCCATTCATAAGCGTACGACAGTCGATTTGTACAAAAGAGTACTGACCTCAGATATTGACGCAGCTACATCAGCTGAAACTTTCGACGAGACAGACCGTGCTTATCGAAAAATTCAATCCATCCAGCAAGAACTGTCAGGGGCACTCATTGAGACCAAATTGAAAAATGGGATTCAAAAGTTCGTCGCTTCGAATGCAGTGCTTCAGCCTGCGTTTGATTACATCTATGCGCACAAAAATGAGAATTTCAGCCTCAAAGAAATGGCCAAGCTTTGTCATATCAGCTCCAGTTATTTCAGCCGCATATTTACAAAAGAAACGGGAGAGAATTTCTCCATCTTTGTTAATAGGCTCAAAATTGAATGGGCCAAGCAGCTGCTGGAGTCCACTGACGCACCAATTAATCAAGTGAGCGATGATTTAGGATTCTGTGATACGGGCTATTTCATTAAAACATTCAAAAGGTTCGAGAACCTCACCCCAGCTGTATACCGAAATATGTATATGAGTTGA
- a CDS encoding glycerol dehydrogenase, producing the protein MRRAFISPTKYVQGENELLNLGYFVKTFGDSALLIAHPDDVTRVKEKLESTKLKFNITLVESGFHGECSRQEVARLQALAKEHKCACTIGLGGGKAIDTAKCVAEGEALIIVPTIAATDAPTSHSAVLYTPEGEFDDYAYFKQSPSVVMIDTTVIAKAPTRFLVAGMGDALSTYFEARATANSYSNVNAGLPCGVREGVCGEAKGTVTALGLAKLCYETLLENGFKAKQACDLNIVTTALENIIETNILLSGLGFESGGLAAIHAIHNGLTALEGTHHYYHGEKVAFSTIAQLVLENADRTELKEVLDFCLSIGLPVCLADIGVEQVTYEELLEVAKKACIAEESIHSMPFPITEEAVASAIMAADHLGRQYKLSKEL; encoded by the coding sequence ATGAGAAGAGCGTTTATCAGTCCGACGAAATATGTGCAAGGTGAGAATGAACTATTGAATTTAGGTTATTTTGTAAAAACATTCGGTGATTCCGCACTGCTCATTGCACATCCAGATGATGTCACACGTGTGAAAGAGAAATTGGAGTCAACTAAACTGAAATTTAATATAACCCTTGTTGAAAGCGGCTTCCATGGGGAATGCTCAAGACAAGAGGTCGCAAGATTGCAGGCTCTGGCCAAGGAGCATAAATGTGCATGCACGATTGGTTTGGGTGGAGGTAAGGCGATTGATACGGCAAAATGCGTAGCAGAAGGTGAAGCACTGATTATCGTTCCAACGATTGCAGCCACTGATGCACCAACAAGCCACTCCGCGGTCCTCTATACCCCAGAAGGTGAATTCGATGATTATGCTTATTTCAAGCAAAGTCCGAGTGTAGTCATGATCGATACAACAGTGATTGCCAAAGCGCCTACAAGATTTCTTGTTGCAGGGATGGGAGATGCACTCTCAACTTATTTTGAAGCTAGAGCTACAGCAAATTCTTATTCCAACGTGAATGCGGGCTTACCTTGCGGGGTTCGTGAAGGTGTTTGTGGGGAAGCCAAAGGGACGGTAACAGCACTAGGTCTTGCCAAACTATGCTATGAAACTTTGCTTGAGAATGGGTTCAAGGCGAAGCAGGCCTGCGATCTGAATATCGTAACGACAGCCTTGGAAAATATCATTGAAACGAATATTTTGTTATCGGGACTAGGCTTTGAAAGCGGAGGTTTGGCTGCGATTCATGCGATCCATAATGGTTTAACAGCTTTAGAGGGAACGCATCATTATTATCATGGCGAGAAGGTAGCGTTCAGTACGATTGCTCAATTGGTGCTTGAAAATGCTGACCGTACCGAATTAAAAGAAGTGCTGGACTTCTGTCTGTCGATTGGTCTTCCGGTGTGCCTAGCAGATATCGGAGTTGAGCAAGTAACTTACGAGGAACTACTTGAGGTTGCCAAAAAAGCATGTATTGCTGAGGAATCCATTCATTCGATGCCGTTCCCAATTACAGAAGAGGCGGTAGCATCGGCGATTATGGCTGCCGACCATTTAGGTCGTCAATACAAATTAAGTAAGGAGCTTTAA
- the dhaK gene encoding dihydroxyacetone kinase subunit DhaK yields MKKIMNKPETLVREMCNGLVLAHPELDFNDKFKVISKKEINSDKVTLISGGGSGHEPAHAGFVGSGMLDAAVCGDVFASPSQIQVYQAIRRTASTKGTLLIIKNYSGDIMNFKNAAHLASEDGIQVEYVKVDDDIAVDDSLYTVGKRGVAGTVLVHKVAGAAAEAGLSLTEVKEAAQHAINHVRTIGFAFTSCTVPAKGSPTFHIEDLEMEYGVGIHGEPGIRREKAVSADELAQRMVPSLLSNLQMNDDTQQEVAVLINGFGGTPLQELYLLNNSVIRELTAKNKQVFKVFVGNYMTSIDMAGASVTIMKLDETLKKWLSAPCDTPALSVKGPFEPVNYTEIIKEEKADSTVSFKNNTDSEAAVVKNNQFSLQNIVYLIDQMSEVIIENEVPFCELDAHAGDGDFGMSVAKGFKQLKVEWEDILANHLSNVGDFLDACSLIIMEHCGGASGPIWGSGFRAASKSAQQKQELSIQDFANMMQAVVKGIQDTGERSFGRGAVVGDKTLIDALVPFADTWTQCAEQGDDIKLAATKAAEAAVLGAQKTVEIVARMGRAGTVGERSIGYPDAGAYALGVIFTELVKAMK; encoded by the coding sequence ATGAAGAAAATTATGAATAAGCCGGAAACGCTAGTCCGGGAAATGTGCAATGGACTTGTCTTGGCGCATCCTGAGCTTGATTTCAACGATAAATTCAAAGTGATTTCTAAAAAAGAGATCAACTCCGATAAAGTTACGCTAATTAGCGGTGGTGGAAGTGGGCATGAACCGGCCCATGCCGGATTCGTAGGTAGCGGTATGCTGGATGCAGCTGTGTGCGGCGATGTATTTGCTTCTCCATCACAGATTCAGGTTTATCAAGCGATCCGCCGCACTGCAAGCACCAAGGGAACTCTGCTTATCATTAAGAACTACAGCGGCGACATCATGAACTTTAAAAATGCAGCCCATCTTGCAAGTGAAGACGGTATTCAAGTGGAATATGTTAAGGTAGACGATGACATTGCCGTCGATGACAGTCTCTATACGGTAGGGAAAAGAGGGGTTGCCGGAACAGTTCTCGTTCATAAGGTAGCCGGGGCTGCGGCAGAAGCCGGACTGTCCCTGACGGAAGTAAAAGAAGCGGCGCAGCATGCGATTAACCATGTTCGAACCATCGGCTTCGCCTTTACTTCTTGTACCGTTCCTGCCAAGGGAAGCCCGACGTTTCATATCGAAGATCTCGAGATGGAATACGGTGTCGGAATTCACGGTGAACCTGGAATACGCAGAGAAAAAGCCGTGTCAGCGGATGAACTGGCACAGCGGATGGTTCCATCTTTGCTGAGTAACTTACAAATGAATGATGATACGCAGCAAGAAGTTGCTGTTCTGATCAACGGATTTGGTGGAACACCACTACAAGAGCTTTATTTGTTGAATAATTCTGTGATACGTGAGTTGACGGCCAAGAATAAGCAAGTGTTTAAAGTATTTGTAGGCAACTATATGACCAGCATCGATATGGCTGGCGCATCGGTGACGATTATGAAACTGGATGAGACGTTGAAGAAATGGTTATCTGCTCCGTGCGATACACCGGCATTGTCGGTTAAAGGTCCATTTGAGCCCGTGAACTATACCGAGATCATCAAGGAAGAGAAAGCAGACAGCACGGTATCCTTCAAGAATAATACCGATTCAGAAGCAGCGGTAGTTAAGAACAACCAGTTTTCCTTGCAAAATATCGTATATTTGATCGATCAAATGAGTGAGGTCATTATCGAGAATGAGGTGCCGTTCTGCGAGCTAGACGCCCACGCCGGAGATGGCGATTTTGGGATGAGCGTAGCTAAAGGCTTCAAGCAGCTAAAAGTAGAGTGGGAAGATATTCTAGCTAATCATCTCAGCAATGTCGGTGACTTCCTTGATGCGTGTTCATTGATCATCATGGAACATTGTGGTGGCGCCTCAGGACCGATCTGGGGATCGGGCTTCCGCGCAGCGAGCAAGTCCGCACAACAGAAGCAAGAGTTGTCCATTCAAGATTTTGCCAATATGATGCAAGCCGTCGTCAAAGGGATTCAGGATACGGGTGAAAGATCTTTCGGGAGAGGTGCTGTCGTTGGCGACAAGACATTAATTGATGCGCTTGTACCCTTTGCGGATACCTGGACACAATGCGCCGAACAAGGCGACGATATAAAGCTGGCAGCAACCAAAGCAGCAGAAGCAGCGGTTCTCGGCGCTCAGAAGACTGTGGAAATCGTTGCCCGTATGGGAAGAGCAGGCACCGTGGGTGAACGCAGCATCGGTTATCCGGATGCGGGAGCCTACGCGCTTGGGGTTATTTTCACAGAGCTAGTAAAAGCGATGAAATAA
- a CDS encoding nitrous oxide-stimulated promoter family protein, giving the protein MAAQIKRQLNDGPKIRKEKEIVEKMIRIYCKKKHHQKVLCEECQGLNEYAGKRLSLCQFGEEKTACAKCPIHCYKKEYRQRIKEVMRFSGPWMLLYHPVESIRHIPLPGKLRK; this is encoded by the coding sequence ATGGCAGCACAAATAAAAAGACAGTTGAATGATGGTCCGAAAATTCGAAAAGAAAAAGAAATTGTTGAAAAAATGATTCGTATTTATTGTAAGAAAAAACATCATCAAAAAGTCTTATGCGAGGAATGTCAGGGCTTAAATGAATACGCTGGTAAAAGACTATCTCTCTGCCAATTCGGTGAAGAAAAAACAGCATGTGCAAAGTGCCCTATACATTGTTACAAAAAGGAGTATCGCCAAAGAATAAAAGAGGTTATGCGTTTCTCAGGTCCATGGATGCTATTATATCACCCAGTTGAGTCCATTAGGCATATCCCTCTACCTGGTAAGTTAAGAAAGTAG
- a CDS encoding HD domain-containing protein: MVVALLHDIGHSPFSHVLEQIEGIDHHKRTKELLHSPEISDILSKYDYEPSVIFDLIEGNTISPLRNKDNKIHLDHLDSWVRSAQITGLLQSPAQLLSKLELEGNYISTDFETAELLLQLIISEAKFHCSEVNIGPNVILKHLVTKLIEHNVITVEVICEMTDSRLESYLISCEQTKEEANRLFYRPQEIKVTRREGNDASNHYIFVLNKLYLSEPVINNGKVSVTSLTSYLILEQLSSFLGTYHICWND; this comes from the coding sequence GTGGTTGTAGCACTATTACACGATATTGGACATAGCCCTTTTAGCCATGTTTTAGAACAGATAGAAGGTATTGATCACCATAAAAGAACAAAGGAGTTACTACATTCCCCTGAGATAAGTGATATCCTTTCAAAGTACGATTATGAACCTAGTGTAATCTTTGATTTAATTGAAGGGAATACAATAAGTCCTCTACGAAATAAAGATAATAAGATTCATTTGGATCATCTAGATTCATGGGTGCGGAGTGCGCAAATCACAGGGCTTCTACAATCACCAGCTCAGTTATTATCCAAATTAGAATTAGAGGGCAACTATATTTCGACGGATTTTGAAACTGCCGAGTTATTATTACAACTTATTATTTCTGAAGCAAAATTTCATTGTTCGGAAGTTAATATTGGGCCGAATGTTATTTTAAAGCATTTAGTTACTAAATTAATCGAACACAATGTTATAACTGTCGAGGTAATCTGTGAAATGACGGATTCCAGACTAGAGTCTTATTTAATAAGTTGTGAGCAGACAAAAGAAGAGGCAAATCGTTTATTTTACCGTCCACAAGAGATAAAGGTAACTCGTAGAGAAGGAAACGATGCTTCAAATCATTACATATTTGTTCTGAATAAACTATATTTATCGGAACCCGTCATCAATAATGGAAAGGTGTCAGTGACTTCGTTAACCTCTTATCTGATACTTGAGCAACTAAGTTCATTCTTGGGTACTTACCACATTTGTTGGAATGACTAA
- a CDS encoding CapA family protein: MMTEIQIAAVGDLMVKRYIISDAKQSDGTYSFTPLFAKVAPYLRQADLTIGNLETTFAGNGRECRKSPRSGGPIFKCPDELAPALKEAGFDVLVTANNHCMDYGASGLIRTLRVLDRSGIDHTGTSRSVQESKHTLIKNVNGITVGILSYTAGTNRIPVPVNQPWLVNRIETNKIIREIRDLKKKVDLILLYMHFGNEYQYTPNKRQKQLVNLFFKNGANIILGSHPHVLQPLAVRGKKQFVSYSLGNFVSTKLKNNPYTQSGIILTLTIKKDNSGNTSITNIDYIPTCADRRVTNGGRKISEVIPIREALKSTVLKTERRNLLNRMLKHTTDILKRQ; the protein is encoded by the coding sequence ATGATGACCGAAATACAAATAGCTGCAGTGGGAGACCTTATGGTCAAACGTTATATAATTTCAGATGCTAAACAATCGGACGGAACCTATTCGTTCACTCCCCTGTTTGCAAAAGTAGCTCCTTATCTAAGACAGGCGGATCTAACGATCGGTAATCTCGAAACCACCTTTGCCGGAAACGGAAGAGAATGCCGAAAAAGTCCACGATCTGGAGGTCCAATATTCAAGTGCCCAGACGAATTAGCCCCGGCGCTAAAAGAAGCTGGATTCGATGTATTAGTGACAGCGAACAATCACTGCATGGACTATGGTGCCTCGGGCCTGATTCGGACATTGCGAGTACTGGACCGTAGTGGAATCGATCATACCGGTACATCAAGATCAGTACAAGAATCCAAGCATACTCTTATCAAAAACGTTAATGGGATTACAGTTGGAATTCTCTCCTACACTGCAGGAACCAATAGAATCCCCGTACCTGTTAATCAGCCATGGCTAGTCAATCGGATAGAAACCAATAAAATCATTAGAGAAATACGAGATTTAAAAAAGAAAGTCGATCTAATCTTACTTTATATGCATTTTGGAAACGAATATCAGTACACACCAAACAAGCGGCAAAAGCAGCTGGTAAACCTCTTTTTTAAAAATGGTGCAAACATCATTCTGGGATCTCATCCTCATGTGCTTCAACCCTTAGCGGTTCGGGGAAAGAAGCAATTCGTTAGTTACTCGCTCGGTAATTTTGTTTCGACTAAGCTTAAGAATAATCCCTATACACAAAGCGGAATCATCCTTACGCTCACAATCAAAAAGGACAATAGTGGTAACACGAGTATAACGAACATAGATTACATCCCGACTTGCGCCGATAGAAGGGTAACAAACGGTGGCAGGAAAATTTCAGAGGTCATTCCCATCCGTGAAGCATTAAAGAGCACTGTTTTAAAAACGGAACGGCGAAATCTCTTAAATCGTATGTTGAAGCATACGACAGATATCTTAAAGCGGCAATAA
- a CDS encoding glycerophosphodiester phosphodiesterase, producing the protein MQRIQNSKMYFIFIHIFLLILLCTSMYAYSPWIRMKVKGILEPADKVYTIAHRGASGYAPENTIPAFELAMDMETDYIELDIQLTKDRVPVVIHDETVNRTTNGTGYVKNFTLEEISKLDAGSWFNEKYPMFARDQYAGLRIPTLEEVFERFGKEVDYMIEIKDPALNPNIETILNEQIEKYNLSDHVSIHSFSESSLRRFHSINAEIPLYQIVWYNIPVYKIPESYINRVKTYAVGISPNFQRINSSYVAQVKNSGLKVFPYTVNYQVNMDKAVIWGVDGVHTNFPDRFNEVIKNNKK; encoded by the coding sequence ATGCAAAGGATTCAAAATTCTAAAATGTACTTTATATTTATTCACATATTTTTATTGATCTTATTGTGTACCTCCATGTATGCCTATTCTCCATGGATTCGTATGAAAGTGAAGGGAATTCTTGAACCTGCGGACAAAGTATATACCATTGCTCACCGTGGCGCATCGGGATATGCTCCTGAGAATACTATTCCTGCATTCGAACTAGCTATGGATATGGAGACTGATTATATCGAGTTAGACATTCAGTTAACTAAGGATCGGGTACCTGTAGTTATTCACGATGAAACTGTTAATCGCACCACAAATGGAACAGGTTACGTTAAGAATTTTACCTTAGAGGAGATTTCGAAATTAGATGCTGGCTCATGGTTTAACGAAAAGTATCCCATGTTTGCTAGAGATCAATATGCTGGATTACGTATTCCGACTTTAGAAGAGGTATTTGAAAGGTTTGGAAAAGAAGTGGACTATATGATTGAGATTAAAGATCCCGCTTTGAATCCGAATATTGAAACCATATTAAACGAACAAATTGAAAAATATAATCTGTCGGATCATGTTTCCATACATTCATTTAGTGAGTCGAGTTTACGTAGGTTTCATTCCATTAACGCAGAGATCCCTCTTTATCAAATTGTCTGGTATAATATTCCGGTTTATAAAATACCAGAATCTTATATCAATCGAGTAAAAACGTATGCGGTCGGTATTAGCCCTAACTTTCAAAGAATAAATTCGTCCTATGTCGCACAGGTGAAAAATTCTGGGCTAAAGGTATTTCCATATACAGTGAATTATCAAGTCAATATGGACAAAGCTGTAATTTGGGGCGTAGACGGGGTACATACCAATTTTCCTGACCGTTTTAATGAAGTGATTAAGAATAATAAGAAGTGA
- a CDS encoding DUF1572 family protein → MDIAIELIESMLVKFRSEKKWTLQALEQCTQEDITWSPTVESNSIANLVAHISGAVHSRIETILLDIPDIRDREREFERGLEMTKEQAITMTRDAFDILIQYLERLQSNPELLMTQPFLNLPPLTYSQVNNETTALNLMIAMVREVHYHTGQIIYAAKIRKGQLVWQ, encoded by the coding sequence ATGGATATCGCCATTGAGTTAATTGAAAGTATGTTAGTTAAATTTAGATCGGAAAAGAAATGGACGCTTCAAGCACTTGAGCAATGTACCCAAGAGGATATTACTTGGTCCCCAACCGTGGAAAGTAACAGTATTGCAAATTTAGTTGCTCACATTAGCGGGGCAGTGCACTCTCGAATTGAAACCATTCTTTTAGATATTCCTGATATAAGAGATAGAGAGAGGGAGTTTGAACGAGGGCTAGAAATGACAAAAGAACAAGCCATAACAATGACCAGGGATGCTTTTGATATTCTCATTCAATATCTTGAACGGCTACAATCTAACCCGGAGTTATTGATGACCCAACCCTTTCTTAATTTACCACCACTTACATATAGCCAAGTAAATAACGAGACTACCGCTCTTAATCTCATGATAGCGATGGTAAGAGAAGTACATTATCATACAGGCCAAATCATCTATGCAGCAAAAATAAGAAAGGGACAGCTTGTATGGCAATGA
- a CDS encoding AraC family transcriptional regulator yields the protein MLDYDKHLQEPMDMPDPEFPIKVHTQRFNQEGVLLFPHHWHEHLEFLFIESGEAVFECGRTPINVRAGDLVAVNSNELHYGVSASSNLLYYAIIADTSLLHSAVSDAAETKFIAPIQQNQLLLRNHIRGDQHITDCALAIIRELELREFGYELAVKSELYRLLTLLLRRHIVTVLSQAEQERRIQTVERFAPVLRYIDTHYQEPIQVDELAALTRLSRFHFSRLFKELTGHTISEYINAVRLDRADYLLRHTQLTISEIATTTGFSDIYYFSRTFKKHRKVTPSSVRGF from the coding sequence ATGTTGGACTATGATAAACATCTTCAGGAACCCATGGACATGCCGGATCCCGAGTTTCCGATTAAAGTACATACCCAGCGCTTCAACCAAGAGGGAGTTTTGTTGTTCCCACATCATTGGCATGAGCATCTTGAGTTTCTGTTTATTGAAAGCGGTGAGGCTGTTTTTGAATGCGGACGAACACCGATCAACGTACGGGCTGGCGATTTAGTTGCTGTGAACAGCAACGAGCTACATTATGGGGTGAGCGCTTCTTCTAATTTATTGTATTATGCGATTATTGCAGATACTTCTTTGTTGCATAGTGCGGTAAGCGACGCTGCCGAGACCAAGTTCATCGCCCCGATTCAGCAGAACCAGCTGCTGTTACGTAACCATATCCGGGGGGATCAGCACATTACGGACTGTGCGCTGGCGATTATTCGGGAACTGGAACTTCGCGAATTTGGGTATGAGCTGGCCGTCAAGTCCGAGCTATACCGCCTGCTAACGCTGCTATTGCGCAGACATATCGTCACCGTACTCTCACAGGCTGAGCAAGAAAGACGTATTCAGACCGTTGAACGCTTCGCACCTGTTTTGCGTTATATCGATACCCATTACCAGGAGCCGATTCAAGTTGATGAACTTGCGGCACTAACAAGGCTAAGCCGCTTCCATTTCAGTCGTCTCTTCAAGGAATTAACTGGGCATACGATATCGGAATATATAAATGCTGTCCGATTAGACCGTGCAGATTATTTGCTCCGACATACCCAGCTAACGATTTCTGAAATCGCTACCACTACTGGCTTCAGCGATATCTACTATTTTAGCCGGACTTTCAAAAAGCATAGAAAAGTAACCCCAAGCAGTGTGAGAGGGTTCTAG